The following nucleotide sequence is from Eremothecium cymbalariae DBVPG#7215 chromosome 6, complete sequence.
aaaaacgtgaatgatataaataaatGAAACCAAGAAGCAGGTGATATACAGGGTTTAGCAAGAAATGACATATCAGAAAAGTTTAGCTTTACtaactattttttttgttcataCAGATGGTGTTCTAGTCGCTAAGAAGGACTTCAATCAACCAAAGCACGATGAAATCGACACCAAGAACTTGTACGTTATTAAGGCTTTGCAGTCCTTGACTTCTAAGGGCTTCGTCAAGACTCAGTTCTCTTGGCAATACTACTACTACACATTGACCGAGGAAGGTGTTGAGTACTTGAGAAATTACTTGGGTTTGCCAGAAAACGTCGTTCCAGGTACTTACTTGGCCGACAGATCCCAAACTCAAAGACCACAAAGAAGATACTAAGTGTATATTGATCTAGTCATATTGGGAACCCAATTGTCTAAAAACAACGTCGTTT
It contains:
- the RPS10A gene encoding 40S ribosomal protein eS10 (similar to Ashbya gossypii AFR569W); the encoded protein is MLIPKEERTKIHRKLFQDGVLVAKKDFNQPKHDEIDTKNLYVIKALQSLTSKGFVKTQFSWQYYYYTLTEEGVEYLRNYLGLPENVVPGTYLADRSQTQRPQRRY